One segment of Tamlana crocina DNA contains the following:
- the infB gene encoding translation initiation factor IF-2 has protein sequence MAETIRLNKVLRELNISLDRAVEFLDSKGIEIEKRPTTKISEETYNILSDEFETDANKKMKSQKVSEAKQKEKEDLRIKREQELEAKQKEEEAKEKAKQEEIVKASKTLSGPKTVGKIDLEPKKAEEKPAAPKEEAKSAEKPVEAKKEEPKEVKPKTEEKPVAPAAKEEKKEEKKADEPAKEQPKKVLIDGELVVPQEKVKTQYQKLTGPKIAGDKIDLSQFNKPKKKKEDKKSDSKPGDAGAGKRKRRRISKVGGPQDNKGGNRGGNDRFNKGKGQGRRNIVKEEPSEEDVKKQVRETLEKLQGKSSKGKGAKYRRDKRDQHREQSELDQQMEAAESKILKVTEFVTASEVATMMDVGVTQVISACMSLGMMVTMNQRLDAETLSIVAEEFGYKVEFVTADIEESIEEVEDQPEDLQPRAPIVTVMGHVDHGKTSLLDYIREENVIAGESGGITQHIGAYGVTLEGGQKIAFLDTPGHEAFTAMRARGAQVTDIAIIVAAADDDIMPQTKEAIAHAQAAGVPIVFAINKIDKPNANPDKIKEGLANMNLLVEDWGGKIQSHDISAKFGTGVNELLEKVLLEAELLELKANPNKAAQGTVVEAFLDKGRGYVSTVLVQAGTLRVGDYVLAGQHSGKVKAMQDERGQDIEAAGPSTPVSILGLDGAPQAGDKFNVFEDEREAKQIAAKRAQLQREQSVRTQRHITLDEIGRRIALGDFQELNIILKGDVDGSVEALTDSFQKLSTEEIHVNIIHKGVGAITESDVLLATASDAIIIGFNVRPVGNARSIADKEEIDIRTYSIIYDAINDLKDAMEGMLSPELKEEVTGTAEIRETFKVSKIGTIAGCMVTNGKILRNSGVRLIRDGVVVHTGELASLKRFKDDVKEVSKGYDCGMQIKNFNDVKEGDIIEAFHEVEVKKKLK, from the coding sequence ATGGCTGAAACAATTAGATTAAATAAAGTATTACGCGAACTGAACATTTCACTAGATCGGGCCGTTGAATTTTTAGATTCAAAAGGTATCGAGATAGAGAAGCGTCCAACGACCAAAATTTCTGAGGAAACTTATAATATCCTTTCCGATGAATTTGAGACCGACGCGAATAAGAAAATGAAGTCGCAAAAAGTAAGCGAAGCTAAGCAAAAGGAAAAAGAAGATTTGCGTATTAAGCGCGAACAGGAGTTAGAGGCTAAGCAAAAAGAAGAAGAAGCCAAAGAAAAAGCCAAGCAAGAAGAAATTGTAAAGGCATCTAAAACGCTGTCAGGTCCAAAAACAGTGGGGAAGATAGATTTAGAACCCAAAAAGGCCGAAGAAAAGCCTGCCGCTCCTAAAGAAGAAGCTAAATCTGCTGAAAAGCCAGTGGAAGCCAAAAAAGAGGAGCCAAAAGAAGTTAAGCCTAAAACAGAAGAAAAACCTGTTGCTCCTGCCGCAAAAGAAGAAAAAAAGGAGGAGAAAAAAGCCGATGAACCTGCTAAAGAGCAACCTAAAAAGGTGTTGATTGATGGTGAATTGGTGGTTCCTCAAGAAAAGGTAAAAACCCAATACCAAAAACTTACCGGCCCTAAAATTGCTGGCGATAAAATTGATCTATCGCAATTTAACAAGCCTAAGAAAAAGAAAGAGGATAAAAAATCCGATTCAAAACCAGGTGATGCTGGTGCAGGAAAAAGAAAGCGCAGAAGAATCAGTAAAGTTGGTGGCCCTCAAGATAACAAGGGAGGTAACAGAGGCGGTAACGATCGCTTTAATAAAGGCAAAGGCCAAGGACGTAGAAACATTGTAAAGGAAGAGCCTAGCGAAGAAGATGTAAAAAAACAAGTGCGCGAAACACTCGAAAAACTTCAAGGGAAGTCCAGTAAAGGTAAGGGTGCTAAGTATAGAAGAGATAAGCGTGATCAGCACAGAGAACAATCTGAGCTAGATCAACAAATGGAAGCTGCGGAAAGCAAAATCCTGAAAGTAACCGAGTTTGTTACGGCAAGCGAGGTGGCAACTATGATGGACGTTGGTGTAACACAGGTTATTTCGGCTTGTATGTCATTAGGAATGATGGTGACGATGAACCAGCGTTTGGATGCTGAAACCTTATCGATCGTTGCCGAAGAATTCGGATACAAGGTTGAATTTGTAACGGCTGATATTGAGGAATCGATTGAAGAAGTAGAGGATCAGCCAGAAGATTTACAGCCACGCGCGCCAATTGTTACGGTAATGGGTCATGTAGATCACGGTAAAACATCGCTTCTGGATTATATACGTGAAGAAAATGTAATTGCTGGCGAGTCTGGTGGAATTACCCAGCATATTGGAGCTTACGGCGTAACCTTAGAGGGCGGACAAAAAATTGCCTTTTTAGATACACCAGGTCACGAAGCGTTTACGGCCATGCGTGCCCGTGGTGCGCAGGTAACCGATATTGCTATTATTGTTGCTGCAGCTGATGATGATATCATGCCACAAACCAAAGAGGCCATCGCACACGCTCAGGCTGCCGGTGTTCCTATTGTTTTTGCTATCAACAAAATTGATAAACCTAATGCAAACCCTGATAAGATTAAGGAAGGCTTAGCCAATATGAATCTTCTAGTTGAAGATTGGGGCGGTAAAATACAATCGCACGATATTTCGGCCAAATTTGGTACTGGTGTTAATGAGCTTTTGGAAAAAGTATTGCTAGAAGCTGAATTGTTGGAATTAAAAGCCAACCCTAACAAAGCTGCTCAAGGTACAGTAGTGGAAGCCTTTTTAGATAAAGGTCGCGGATACGTTTCAACGGTTTTAGTGCAGGCAGGTACACTAAGGGTTGGAGATTATGTGTTAGCAGGGCAGCATAGCGGAAAAGTAAAAGCGATGCAGGATGAACGAGGCCAAGATATAGAAGCCGCTGGTCCATCAACTCCAGTATCCATCCTTGGTTTGGATGGCGCGCCTCAAGCAGGTGATAAATTCAATGTATTTGAAGATGAGCGTGAAGCCAAACAAATTGCAGCCAAGCGTGCACAATTGCAACGCGAGCAGTCTGTAAGAACGCAACGCCATATTACGCTTGATGAAATTGGTCGTCGTATTGCATTGGGTGATTTCCAAGAACTGAACATTATCCTTAAAGGTGATGTGGACGGTTCTGTGGAGGCGTTAACCGATTCGTTCCAAAAGCTTTCTACTGAAGAAATCCACGTTAATATCATCCATAAAGGCGTAGGTGCCATTACAGAAAGTGATGTGTTATTGGCAACGGCTTCCGATGCGATTATTATCGGATTTAATGTGCGACCTGTTGGTAACGCAAGGTCCATTGCAGATAAAGAAGAAATCGATATTAGAACATACTCGATCATCTACGATGCCATTAACGACCTTAAAGATGCTATGGAAGGCATGTTGTCTCCAGAGCTTAAAGAAGAAGTTACGGGTACTGCAGAAATCAGGGAAACCTTCAAGGTGTCTAAAATTGGTACGATTGCAGGTTGTATGGTAACCAATGGAAAAATACTAAGAAACTCAGGAGTACGTTTAATACGTGACGGTGTTGTGGTTCATACTGGTGAATTGGCTTCGTTGAAACGATTTAAGGACGATGTGAAGGAAGTTTCCAAAGGATACGATTGTGGTATGCAAATTAAAAACTTCAACGATGTTAAGGAAGGCGATATTATTGAAGCGTTCCATGAAGTTGAGGTTAAAAAGAAACTGAAATAA
- a CDS encoding TAT-variant-translocated molybdopterin oxidoreductase: MSSNKKYWKSVEELNENSSIVETLKQNEFVNEIPTDEFLGDKDTLETTSTTRRDFLKYVGFSTAAASLAACEGPVKKSIPYVVQPTEIIPGVANYYATTIADGFDFASVLVKTREGRPIKIENNAMAKTNGSANARVNASVLGLYDSLRVQGPKKEGKAISWSDFDAETNQKLTDLKVAGKEIVLLTQTFASPSTSKLISEFKEKYGNVRHVVYDAVSESAALDAYQAKYGERGLANYDFEKAMTIVSVGADFLGDWQGGGFDSGYAKNRVPDHGKMSRHVQFEANMSLTGANADKRVPLTPSQQKIALAKLHSYIVGGSVSGNLPEKAEEAVRNAASQLKKSGSKAVVVTGIQDVNAQTVVFEINEALGSKAFDPKTPIKTKQGSDKSVAQLVADMKAGKVGAIIASGVNPAYSLPNAADFVEGLKKTELSIVFSMKEDETSSEAQYIAAAPHYLESWGDVEIKKGHFALTQPTIRPLFDTRQFQEALLKWTGNDASYHDYIKEAWGTSILGGGSFNKALHDGIYVGSIATEVQDTAEVVEEEAAATPFSNAARTLAASAKSEGLELTLYTKTGMGDGQQANNPWLQEFPDPITRTSWDNYLTVSKADAEALGLMNKHVANGALNGSYAKVTVNGVSVTAPVIIQPGQAKGSVGLSFGYGRTLGLKEEMQTGVNAYPLYQNFNNVQSVSVEAASGEHEFACVQLHNTLMGRGDIVKETTLEIFNTKDKKYWNAVPVVSLNHEETPVTSPEVDLWDEFDRSVGHHFNLSIDLNACTGCGACVIACHAENNVPVVGKSEVRRSRDMHWLRIDRYYSSETSFEGDNEKKDNISGLGSSLSEFGEMENASENPQVAFQPVMCQHCNHAPCETVCPVAATSHGRQGQNHMAYNRCVGTRYCANNCPYKVRRFNWFLYNGNDEFDYHMNDDLGRMVLNPDVVVRSRGVMEKCSLCIQMTQKTILDAKRDGREIKDGEFQTACSAACSSGAMVFGDINDKESKVAKLKEDNRMYHLLEHVGTKPNVQYHTKVRNTTEA, translated from the coding sequence ATGTCATCAAACAAGAAATACTGGAAAAGTGTTGAAGAGCTAAACGAAAATAGCTCTATTGTTGAGACGCTAAAACAAAACGAGTTTGTTAACGAGATTCCTACTGATGAATTTTTAGGTGATAAAGATACGTTAGAGACTACATCAACTACTCGTCGCGATTTCTTAAAATATGTTGGGTTTAGTACAGCGGCTGCTTCTTTGGCAGCATGTGAAGGCCCAGTTAAAAAATCGATTCCTTACGTGGTTCAGCCTACCGAGATCATTCCGGGTGTGGCCAACTACTATGCAACTACTATTGCAGACGGATTTGATTTTGCTAGCGTATTGGTTAAAACTCGCGAAGGCCGTCCAATAAAAATTGAAAACAATGCGATGGCTAAAACAAATGGCAGTGCTAATGCCAGAGTTAACGCATCTGTTTTAGGTTTGTATGACAGTTTAAGGGTTCAGGGTCCAAAAAAAGAAGGGAAAGCTATTTCTTGGAGTGATTTTGATGCTGAGACCAATCAGAAATTAACCGATTTAAAAGTTGCAGGAAAAGAGATTGTGTTGTTAACGCAAACTTTTGCTAGTCCATCAACAAGTAAGTTGATTTCAGAATTCAAAGAAAAATATGGTAACGTTCGCCATGTAGTTTATGATGCTGTTTCAGAATCTGCTGCATTGGATGCTTACCAGGCAAAATATGGAGAACGCGGATTAGCGAACTACGATTTTGAAAAAGCGATGACAATCGTTTCTGTTGGAGCTGATTTCTTAGGCGATTGGCAAGGCGGAGGCTTCGATTCTGGCTATGCCAAAAACCGAGTGCCAGACCACGGAAAAATGTCTCGTCACGTACAGTTTGAAGCTAATATGTCGTTAACTGGTGCTAATGCCGATAAGCGTGTGCCATTAACGCCATCACAACAAAAAATAGCTTTAGCTAAATTGCATAGCTATATTGTTGGTGGTTCAGTTTCTGGGAATTTACCTGAAAAAGCAGAAGAAGCTGTTAGGAATGCGGCTTCCCAATTGAAAAAATCAGGAAGTAAAGCGGTTGTAGTTACAGGAATTCAAGATGTAAACGCACAAACCGTTGTTTTTGAAATCAACGAAGCTTTAGGAAGTAAAGCATTTGATCCAAAAACACCAATAAAAACAAAACAGGGTAGCGATAAGTCAGTAGCCCAATTGGTTGCTGATATGAAAGCTGGAAAAGTTGGGGCAATCATCGCAAGTGGTGTTAATCCTGCTTATTCTTTACCAAATGCAGCTGATTTTGTTGAAGGATTAAAGAAAACAGAATTATCGATTGTGTTTTCAATGAAGGAAGATGAAACCTCTTCTGAAGCACAATATATCGCAGCAGCGCCTCACTATTTAGAATCCTGGGGTGATGTTGAAATCAAAAAGGGACATTTTGCTTTAACGCAACCTACCATTCGTCCGTTATTCGATACAAGACAATTTCAAGAGGCTTTGTTGAAGTGGACGGGTAACGATGCTTCTTACCACGATTATATCAAAGAAGCTTGGGGTACTTCTATTTTAGGAGGTGGTTCTTTCAATAAGGCACTTCACGATGGAATCTATGTAGGTTCAATTGCCACTGAAGTTCAAGATACAGCTGAAGTTGTTGAGGAAGAAGCTGCTGCAACACCATTTAGCAATGCCGCTAGAACATTGGCTGCTTCTGCTAAATCAGAAGGTCTTGAATTGACTTTATACACAAAAACAGGAATGGGTGATGGCCAACAAGCCAACAACCCATGGTTGCAAGAATTCCCCGATCCTATCACTAGAACATCTTGGGATAACTATTTAACCGTTTCAAAAGCAGATGCTGAGGCATTAGGCTTAATGAATAAGCACGTTGCCAATGGAGCTTTAAACGGAAGTTATGCTAAAGTGACTGTTAACGGTGTGTCTGTTACCGCTCCGGTAATTATTCAGCCAGGACAGGCTAAAGGGTCTGTTGGTCTTTCATTCGGTTACGGAAGAACCTTAGGTTTGAAGGAAGAAATGCAAACGGGTGTTAATGCCTATCCATTATACCAAAACTTCAATAACGTACAGAGTGTTTCTGTTGAGGCGGCATCTGGTGAGCACGAATTTGCTTGCGTACAGTTGCACAATACCTTAATGGGACGTGGTGATATCGTTAAGGAAACCACTTTAGAGATATTCAATACTAAAGATAAAAAATACTGGAATGCAGTACCTGTGGTGTCATTAAACCACGAAGAAACTCCAGTAACTTCACCAGAAGTGGATTTATGGGATGAGTTTGATCGTTCTGTAGGTCACCACTTCAACCTTTCTATCGACTTAAATGCGTGTACAGGATGTGGGGCTTGCGTTATTGCTTGTCATGCTGAAAACAACGTACCAGTAGTTGGTAAGTCTGAAGTACGTCGTAGCCGTGATATGCACTGGTTACGTATCGATAGATATTATTCATCTGAAACCTCATTTGAAGGCGATAACGAGAAAAAAGATAACATTTCTGGTTTAGGAAGTTCGTTAAGTGAATTTGGCGAAATGGAAAATGCTTCTGAGAATCCTCAAGTAGCATTCCAACCGGTAATGTGTCAGCACTGTAACCACGCACCTTGTGAAACGGTTTGTCCGGTAGCGGCAACATCACATGGTCGTCAAGGTCAAAACCACATGGCTTACAACCGTTGTGTGGGTACAAGATACTGTGCTAACAACTGTCCTTACAAAGTACGTCGTTTCAACTGGTTCCTTTACAATGGAAATGATGAGTTCGATTACCACATGAACGATGATTTAGGTCGTATGGTATTGAATCCAGATGTTGTGGTACGTTCTCGTGGTGTGATGGAAAAATGTTCTCTGTGTATCCAAATGACACAGAAAACTATCCTTGATGCGAAGCGTGACGGACGTGAGATTAAAGATGGTGAGTTCCAAACAGCGTGTTCTGCGGCATGTAGTAGTGGTGCCATGGTATTTGGAGACATCAACGACAAAGAAAGCAAAGTTGCAAAACTTAAGGAAGATAACCGTATGTACCACTTGTTGGAGCACGTAGGAACGAAGCCAAACGTGCAGTACCACACGAAAGTGAGAAATACAACTGAAGCATAA
- a CDS encoding SPOR domain-containing protein, which produces MKTSILSILVFALGITLGFSQQGKTEINRDPKIDVLMNLMKEMNKNDNDSDRYKIQIYSGNRSGAQKAQSEFKESFSEWYSTDVYEPPNFKIWVGNFRTRLEADRALQQIKKKFPIAFIFKPKK; this is translated from the coding sequence TTGAAAACTAGCATTTTAAGCATTCTCGTTTTTGCATTGGGCATCACTTTGGGCTTTTCCCAACAAGGAAAAACCGAAATAAATCGAGACCCAAAAATAGATGTTTTGATGAATCTGATGAAGGAAATGAACAAAAACGACAACGATTCAGATCGATATAAAATCCAAATCTACTCCGGAAACCGCTCGGGAGCCCAAAAGGCACAAAGTGAATTCAAAGAATCGTTTTCCGAATGGTATTCAACCGATGTTTACGAACCACCAAATTTTAAAATTTGGGTGGGCAATTTCAGAACACGATTGGAGGCTGATAGAGCGTTGCAACAAATAAAAAAGAAGTTCCCTATAGCTTTTATCTTTAAACCCAAAAAATAA
- a CDS encoding T9SS type A sorting domain-containing protein — protein MKTNIQTLLIVMCCYSVFGQITFNGCHDLFENQDYIFSYVETDATGRNVYTTIPVDGEQSCGGIGTCEFKIKWNDVDSVWEFTADDGNGDFGSPYVIYTNTIASSPNPPSLVLGTWIENSSITDSGCGGNLSPSNAVLTGDVQDEELSIEESAVADMVRVYPVPAKHSIQIKTTVNIDSLVLFDVFGKAVVRQFSAIDNVDVSGLKSGVYFLKIETRQGNVLKKITVK, from the coding sequence ATGAAAACAAATATTCAAACCCTTTTAATTGTGATGTGCTGTTACAGTGTTTTTGGCCAAATTACCTTTAATGGCTGCCATGATTTGTTCGAAAATCAAGACTATATTTTCAGTTACGTTGAAACTGATGCTACGGGCAGAAATGTTTACACCACGATTCCTGTTGATGGTGAACAATCCTGCGGAGGCATTGGTACATGTGAATTTAAAATTAAGTGGAATGATGTCGACAGCGTTTGGGAATTTACTGCCGACGATGGCAATGGTGATTTTGGCTCACCTTACGTTATTTATACCAATACAATTGCTTCTAGTCCCAATCCGCCAAGTTTGGTGTTGGGCACTTGGATTGAAAACAGTTCAATTACAGATAGTGGTTGTGGAGGAAATTTGAGTCCTTCGAATGCTGTTTTAACCGGCGATGTTCAGGATGAAGAACTTTCGATAGAAGAAAGCGCTGTTGCAGACATGGTACGTGTTTACCCTGTGCCTGCCAAACATTCCATCCAAATCAAAACCACGGTGAATATTGATTCACTTGTTCTTTTTGATGTATTTGGAAAAGCTGTAGTCCGCCAATTTTCAGCAATTGATAATGTAGATGTTTCTGGCTTAAAATCGGGAGTGTATTTTTTAAAAATTGAAACTCGCCAGGGCAACGTTTTAAAGAAGATAACAGTAAAGTAA
- a CDS encoding tail fiber protein yields MKKRITIGFFLLCFVFSFQLNAQEGFIGEIRMFAGNFAPRSWALCDGQLLAISQYQALFSILGTTYGGDGRTTFALPDLRGRVAIHPGSGPGLSTYRQGSKGGTETNTLTVSQMPPHSHTVNAVVEDGNQSVPTGNLPAGTKALDKEYSDAAANTTMNSTMIGNSGGGQPVNNIQPYGTVNYIICLQGIFPSRN; encoded by the coding sequence ATGAAAAAAAGAATTACAATCGGGTTCTTTCTCCTTTGCTTTGTTTTTAGTTTCCAATTGAACGCTCAAGAGGGTTTTATTGGTGAAATACGCATGTTTGCTGGAAATTTTGCACCAAGAAGTTGGGCCTTATGCGACGGGCAATTATTGGCCATAAGTCAGTATCAAGCTTTGTTCTCCATTTTAGGAACTACCTATGGCGGCGATGGCCGAACCACTTTTGCCCTTCCCGATTTGCGGGGTCGTGTGGCTATCCATCCGGGTAGTGGTCCCGGGCTTAGTACTTACCGCCAAGGGAGTAAAGGCGGTACGGAAACAAATACGCTAACGGTTTCGCAAATGCCACCGCACTCCCATACTGTAAATGCTGTAGTAGAGGATGGTAACCAATCCGTGCCAACCGGAAATTTACCAGCGGGTACAAAGGCATTAGATAAAGAATATTCAGATGCAGCAGCCAACACAACAATGAACAGCACTATGATTGGAAACTCCGGAGGTGGTCAGCCCGTAAATAATATTCAGCCTTACGGTACTGTAAATTACATTATTTGCCTTCAAGGCATTTTTCCATCTCGAAACTAG
- a CDS encoding c-type cytochrome produces MEKVIHRKLSANILRLGLMVLLAFTTSLSAQDGDPAKGKALFNANCAACHKLDKKMTGPALRNVEARLSDEQGLDRDWIHAWIRNSSGVIKSGDAYANKIYNEYSGAAMTAFPQLSDDDINNILAYTAEEPAAPAQGAAGGAVATQAPAASGGISNEIILGALAVLFILLAAGLYLVNKTLRRFAEAQNIELPEETKGTPLWKAFVQNQFLMIVVAIFFLLSSAYFVYGYLSQIGVDQGYQPVQPIHFSHKIHAGDNGIDCKYCHSSARVSKTSGIPSLNVCMNCHKSIYEYTGETSPEYSKEFYDGEIQKLYAAAGWSDADQKYTGESQPVKWVRIHNLPDFAYFNHSQHVTVAGVECQTCHGPVEEMEIMYQHAPLTMGWCINCHRETNVAVKDNAYYEKIHEELSKKYGVEELTAAQMGGLECGKCHY; encoded by the coding sequence ATGGAAAAGGTGATTCACCGTAAATTGAGCGCAAACATTCTTCGTTTAGGCTTAATGGTTTTACTAGCGTTTACAACCTCTCTTTCGGCTCAAGATGGAGATCCAGCAAAAGGAAAAGCTTTATTTAATGCCAATTGTGCAGCTTGTCATAAATTAGATAAAAAAATGACCGGACCGGCATTGCGTAATGTTGAAGCGCGTTTGTCCGACGAGCAAGGTTTGGATAGGGATTGGATTCATGCTTGGATAAGAAACAGTTCGGGTGTGATAAAGTCTGGGGACGCCTATGCTAACAAAATTTACAATGAGTACAGTGGAGCGGCAATGACTGCTTTTCCGCAATTATCGGATGATGATATTAATAATATCTTAGCTTATACGGCTGAAGAGCCAGCTGCTCCTGCTCAGGGTGCTGCGGGCGGTGCTGTGGCAACTCAAGCTCCTGCTGCTTCTGGAGGGATTTCAAACGAAATTATTTTAGGGGCTCTGGCTGTTTTGTTTATCCTTTTGGCTGCTGGGCTATACTTGGTGAACAAAACGTTGCGTCGTTTTGCTGAAGCTCAGAATATAGAATTGCCAGAAGAAACAAAAGGAACACCGCTTTGGAAAGCTTTCGTTCAAAATCAATTCTTGATGATTGTAGTGGCGATTTTCTTCTTGCTTTCAAGTGCTTATTTTGTGTATGGCTACTTATCTCAAATTGGTGTTGATCAAGGGTATCAACCAGTGCAGCCTATTCACTTTTCACATAAAATCCACGCGGGCGATAACGGTATCGATTGTAAGTACTGTCACTCTTCTGCTAGAGTAAGTAAAACTTCAGGTATTCCTTCGTTGAATGTTTGTATGAACTGTCATAAGTCAATTTATGAATACACTGGTGAAACATCTCCTGAGTATTCAAAAGAATTTTATGATGGTGAAATCCAAAAGCTATATGCTGCTGCTGGATGGAGCGATGCCGACCAAAAATACACTGGTGAATCTCAACCTGTAAAATGGGTTAGAATTCATAACTTGCCAGACTTCGCCTATTTTAACCACTCGCAACACGTTACCGTTGCAGGTGTTGAGTGCCAAACTTGCCATGGCCCTGTTGAGGAAATGGAAATTATGTACCAACACGCGCCACTTACCATGGGATGGTGTATTAACTGTCACAGAGAAACCAATGTGGCTGTAAAAGACAATGCGTACTATGAGAAAATCCATGAAGAGCTTTCTAAAAAGTACGGTGTTGAGGAGTTAACTGCGGCTCAAATGGGTGGTTTGGAATGTGGTAAGTGCCACTATTAA
- the nusA gene encoding transcription termination factor NusA, giving the protein MENVALIESFSEFKDDKLIDRVTLMAILEEVFRSALKKKFGDDDNFDIIVNPDKGDLEIWRNRIVVADGEVEDENQEISLSEAQKIEPDFEVGEDVSEEVKLVDLGRRAILALRQNLISKIHEHDNTIIYKQFKDLVGEIYTAEVHHIRHRAVILLDDEGNEIVLPKDKQIPSDFFRKGDNVRGVIDSVELKGAKPTIIMSRSSPVFLEKLFEQEIPEVFDGLITIKNVVRIPGEKAKVAVDSYDDRIDPVGACVGMKGSRIHGIVRELGNENIDVINYTNNLQLFITRALSPARVTSIKIDEEAKRAEVILKPEEVSKAIGRGGHNIRLAGQLTGYEIDVFREGAEEDVELREFSDEIEGWIIEEFSKAGMDTAKSVLEQDVDDLVKRTDLEEETINEVIRILREEFEE; this is encoded by the coding sequence ATGGAAAATGTCGCGTTAATTGAATCTTTTTCAGAATTCAAAGACGATAAGTTAATTGACAGAGTAACGTTAATGGCTATTTTGGAAGAAGTATTTAGAAGTGCCCTTAAGAAGAAATTTGGAGATGATGATAATTTTGATATTATTGTTAACCCAGACAAAGGGGATTTAGAAATATGGAGAAATAGGATTGTGGTTGCCGACGGAGAGGTAGAGGACGAAAACCAAGAAATCTCTCTTTCTGAAGCGCAAAAAATTGAGCCCGATTTCGAGGTTGGCGAAGATGTATCTGAAGAAGTAAAGTTGGTCGATTTGGGGAGACGTGCCATTTTAGCATTGCGCCAAAACCTAATTTCTAAAATTCACGAGCACGACAATACCATCATCTACAAGCAATTTAAAGATTTAGTAGGTGAAATTTATACAGCCGAAGTGCACCACATCCGTCATAGAGCCGTGATTTTGTTGGATGACGAAGGTAACGAAATCGTGCTTCCAAAAGACAAGCAAATCCCGTCTGATTTCTTTAGAAAAGGCGATAACGTTCGCGGTGTCATTGACAGTGTGGAGTTAAAAGGCGCCAAACCAACTATAATCATGTCGAGAAGCTCGCCCGTATTTTTGGAAAAACTTTTCGAGCAGGAAATTCCAGAGGTGTTCGATGGCTTGATTACTATAAAAAATGTAGTGAGAATTCCAGGTGAAAAGGCAAAAGTAGCTGTAGATTCTTATGACGATAGAATTGACCCAGTAGGTGCCTGTGTAGGTATGAAGGGATCAAGAATACATGGTATTGTACGTGAGTTGGGTAACGAAAACATCGATGTAATTAACTATACCAACAACTTACAATTGTTTATTACACGTGCCTTGAGCCCTGCAAGAGTAACTTCAATAAAAATTGATGAAGAAGCGAAGCGTGCCGAGGTAATTTTAAAACCAGAAGAGGTAAGTAAAGCCATTGGTAGAGGTGGGCACAACATTCGTTTGGCCGGTCAATTAACAGGTTACGAAATCGATGTGTTTAGAGAAGGTGCTGAAGAAGATGTGGAATTAAGAGAATTCTCTGATGAAATTGAAGGATGGATCATCGAAGAATTCAGCAAAGCTGGAATGGATACGGCAAAAAGCGTATTGGAGCAAGATGTTGATGATTTGGTGAAAAGAACCGACTTGGAAGAGGAAACCATTAACGAAGTTATCAGAATTCTTAGGGAAGAATTTGAAGAATAA